From the Gymnogyps californianus isolate 813 chromosome 2, ASM1813914v2, whole genome shotgun sequence genome, one window contains:
- the NDUFV2 gene encoding NADH dehydrogenase [ubiquinone] flavoprotein 2, mitochondrial: protein MFLCAPLRAAAARSIRQIRYLHRTAVCNSSGGALFVHRDSPENNPDTPFEFTPENQKRIEAIINNYPGGHKSAAVMAVLDLAQRQHGWLPISAMNKVAEILEMPPMRVYEVATFYTMYNRKPVGKYHIQICTTTPCMLRDSDSILEAIKKKLGIKVGETTPDKLFTLIEVECLGACVNAPMVQINDNYYEDLTPKDIEDIIDELKAGKVPKPGPRSGRFSCEPADGLTSLTEPPKGPGFGVRADL, encoded by the exons ATGTTCCTGTGCGCTCCCCTGCGGGCCGCGGCCGCACGCTCG ATAAGACAAATCCGATACTTACATAGAACGGCAGTGTGCAATAGCAGTGGAGGAGCCTTATTTGTG cacAGAGATAGTCCTGAAAATAATCCAGATACTCCATTTGAGTTCACACCTGAAAACCAAAAG cgAATAGAAGCAATCATAAACAACTACCCAGGGGGACACAAGTCTGCAGCTGTCATGGCAGTGCTAGATTTGGCGCAAAGACAGCATGGATGGTTGCCCATATCAGCTATGAACAAG GTTGCTGAAATTTTAGAAATGCCTCCCATGAGAGTGTATGAAGTAGCAACCTTCTATACAATGTATAATCGCAAACCTGTTGGGAAATACCATATTCAGATCTGCACTACCACGCCATGCATGCTGCGAGACTCTGATAGTATTTTAGAAGCCATTAAGAAGAAACTTG GTATAAAAGTTGGGGAAACAACACCTGATAAACTCTTCACGCTGATAGAAGTGGAATGTTTAGGTGCTTGTGTAAATGCACCAATGGTACAAATAAATGACAATTACTAT gaagaTTTGACACCCAAAGATATTGAAGACATAATTGATGAGCTAAAGGCTGGCAAAGTTCCCAAACCTGGCCCAAG gagTGGACGTTTTTCTTGTGAGCCAGCTGATGGCCTTACTTCTCTGACTGAACCACCCAAAGGACCAGGTTTTGGAGTTCGAGCTGACCTCTAA